The Streptomyces sp. NL15-2K genome contains a region encoding:
- a CDS encoding substrate-binding domain-containing protein, producing the protein MRTRTKGPVGRTRTHHVVAALVAGLMAWSLAACGGDGETGADSFTVGLLLPSRAVPRWEHSDKPLIEKRVKELCPRCTVAYANADNDATRQRGQVTSMITKGVEVLILDAADTRALRSSVQEARQAGVPVVAYDRLVEGPISGYVSFDGAQVGRLQGEALLKAMGDKANGGNVVMMNGDPTSPNAAWYRRGTLSVLTGKVKIARSYETLGWSTDRAHANMSAAIAALGPHRIDGVLAANDSIAAGVISALKSAGVRQLPPVTGQDADLDAVRRIVKGEQYMTVYKPFRTEAAAAADMAVALGRGEGIRDIATTTTDSPTTEDIPSVLLTPSTVTVDTIRQTLVKDGVYTIDQICTQQLRPACDKAGLTR; encoded by the coding sequence ATGAGGACTCGTACAAAGGGACCTGTCGGAAGGACCCGTACGCACCATGTCGTCGCGGCGCTCGTCGCGGGACTGATGGCGTGGTCCCTGGCCGCCTGCGGGGGAGACGGCGAGACGGGCGCGGACAGCTTCACCGTCGGCCTGCTGCTCCCGAGCCGAGCGGTCCCCCGCTGGGAGCATTCCGACAAGCCGTTGATCGAGAAGCGGGTGAAGGAGCTGTGTCCCCGCTGCACCGTGGCGTACGCCAACGCCGACAACGACGCGACCAGGCAGCGGGGCCAGGTGACCTCCATGATCACCAAGGGGGTCGAGGTGCTGATCCTCGACGCCGCCGACACCAGGGCGCTCCGCTCGTCGGTCCAGGAGGCGCGCCAGGCGGGTGTCCCGGTAGTCGCCTATGACCGGCTCGTCGAAGGCCCGATCTCGGGCTATGTCAGTTTCGACGGTGCGCAGGTCGGCAGGCTCCAGGGCGAGGCGCTCCTGAAGGCCATGGGCGACAAGGCGAACGGCGGGAACGTCGTCATGATGAACGGCGATCCCACCAGCCCCAACGCGGCGTGGTACAGGAGGGGCACGCTGTCCGTCCTCACGGGCAAGGTGAAGATCGCCAGGTCGTACGAGACCCTGGGCTGGAGCACGGATCGCGCCCACGCCAACATGTCCGCCGCCATCGCGGCCCTGGGCCCGCACCGGATCGACGGCGTCCTGGCGGCCAACGACTCCATAGCCGCGGGCGTCATCTCCGCTCTCAAGAGCGCCGGGGTCAGGCAGCTTCCTCCCGTCACCGGTCAGGACGCCGACCTCGATGCCGTGCGACGCATCGTCAAGGGCGAGCAGTACATGACGGTGTACAAGCCTTTCAGGACGGAAGCCGCCGCAGCCGCCGACATGGCCGTCGCCCTGGGGCGCGGGGAGGGCATCCGCGACATCGCCACGACGACGACCGACAGCCCCACCACCGAGGACATCCCGTCCGTCCTGCTCACTCCGAGCACGGTGACGGTCGACACCATCAGGCAGACACTCGTCAAGGACGGCGTGTACACCATCGACCAGATCTGCACCCAGCAGCTCCGGCCCGCGTGCGACAAGGCCGGACTCACACGGTGA
- a CDS encoding IclR family transcriptional regulator — protein MAAHDGPTLITSVQRAFRLLEAVSTHENGAPAKQLARETGLPLATAYHLLRTLLHDGYVRKLDDGGFVLGDKLQTLHTTSRGQALLSRVRPTLAALRDELTTAAYLTFYEEGEIRVAEIVDGPRAPRVDLWVGFEDAGHATALGKSVLRELDEEARKEYLSRHHLADLTPRTVTSLPELLRRLDASPVAPAVTDLEEYALGTVCVAVPVYSGSTLGSLGVSLPADRLSRLPEIRARLIPAASRVTRGLSLTI, from the coding sequence ATGGCTGCTCACGACGGCCCTACGCTCATCACTTCCGTGCAACGGGCCTTCCGTCTGCTGGAGGCGGTGAGCACGCATGAGAACGGCGCGCCGGCGAAGCAGCTCGCACGTGAGACGGGTCTGCCCCTGGCCACCGCCTATCACCTCCTGCGGACGCTCCTCCACGACGGTTACGTCCGGAAGCTGGACGACGGCGGGTTCGTCCTGGGGGACAAGCTGCAGACTCTGCACACCACAAGCCGTGGACAGGCGCTGCTCAGCCGCGTCCGTCCCACGCTCGCCGCGCTGCGGGACGAGCTCACGACCGCGGCCTATCTGACCTTCTACGAGGAGGGCGAGATCCGGGTCGCCGAGATCGTCGACGGTCCCCGAGCGCCCCGCGTCGACCTCTGGGTGGGATTCGAGGACGCCGGACACGCCACCGCGCTGGGCAAGTCCGTGCTGCGGGAACTGGACGAAGAGGCCCGCAAGGAATACCTCTCCCGGCACCACCTCGCCGACCTCACACCGAGGACGGTCACCAGCCTGCCGGAACTGCTGCGGCGGCTCGACGCCTCACCCGTGGCGCCGGCCGTCACGGACCTCGAGGAGTACGCCCTCGGCACGGTCTGCGTCGCCGTGCCCGTCTACAGCGGGAGCACACTCGGCTCGCTCGGCGTCTCACTGCCGGCGGACCGGCTGTCCCGGCTGCCCGAGATCCGGGCGCGGCTGATCCCGGCCGCGAGTCGCGTGACCAGGGGCCTTTCGCTCACTATCTGA
- a CDS encoding PP2C family protein-serine/threonine phosphatase, with translation MSQARDHGGAHWPMRPFKNRVTRPRASARRRAVAQLAAGTPVLPVLIVSVVVLVDLVGGAGMIWLPLLAAGPALAATTNGPRGVLCVGLLAVVLGATLGTRDGVPGHELAAVLSALVTVTLASGLASALRGRREQVLAAVRSVAETAQHALLRPVPATVGPFQVAVRYSAAAAEARIGGDLYALIPTPYGVRLIVGDVRGKGLPAVGTAALVLGVFREAAYDEPDLLAVVGRIERSLARNLGPDDFVTAVVAGYPRAGQLEVVNCGHAPPLVVRASGGVVAVEPPQPAPPLGLRALTSQSPGLQVVRFADGDQLLLYTDGVTEARDRDREFYPLRDGLARHLSDEPARTLTALHDELLAHVGGRLHDDAALLLIRKPALAEGTVPGPTVPEMAADAR, from the coding sequence ATGAGTCAGGCCCGAGACCATGGCGGTGCCCACTGGCCGATGCGGCCGTTCAAGAACCGAGTGACCCGTCCCAGGGCGTCGGCCCGGCGGCGCGCCGTCGCACAGCTGGCCGCCGGGACACCCGTACTGCCCGTGCTGATCGTCTCTGTCGTCGTGCTCGTCGACCTCGTCGGCGGAGCGGGGATGATCTGGCTGCCGCTGCTCGCGGCCGGACCCGCGCTGGCCGCCACCACCAACGGTCCGCGCGGTGTCCTGTGCGTCGGCCTCCTCGCCGTGGTGCTGGGTGCCACGCTCGGAACCCGGGACGGTGTTCCGGGCCACGAGCTGGCGGCCGTACTGTCCGCCCTGGTCACCGTCACTCTGGCGAGCGGCCTGGCCAGCGCACTGCGCGGGCGTCGCGAACAGGTGCTCGCGGCCGTCCGCTCGGTCGCGGAGACCGCCCAGCACGCGCTGCTCAGGCCGGTACCGGCGACTGTCGGCCCGTTCCAGGTGGCCGTCCGCTACAGCGCCGCGGCGGCCGAGGCCCGTATCGGCGGGGATCTGTACGCACTGATACCCACCCCGTACGGCGTCCGGCTGATCGTGGGCGATGTGCGGGGCAAGGGGCTGCCGGCCGTGGGGACCGCGGCGCTGGTACTCGGTGTCTTCCGGGAAGCCGCCTACGACGAGCCGGACCTGCTCGCCGTCGTCGGCAGGATCGAACGGAGCCTGGCGCGCAACCTCGGCCCTGACGACTTCGTCACCGCCGTGGTCGCCGGATACCCGCGGGCAGGGCAACTGGAGGTGGTGAACTGCGGGCACGCGCCTCCGCTGGTGGTCCGCGCGTCGGGAGGCGTCGTGGCGGTGGAGCCCCCGCAGCCGGCCCCGCCCCTCGGGCTGCGCGCCCTCACGAGCCAGAGCCCCGGCCTGCAGGTAGTGCGCTTCGCCGACGGGGATCAACTGCTGCTCTACACCGACGGGGTCACCGAGGCCCGGGACCGCGACCGCGAGTTCTACCCGCTGCGCGACGGGCTGGCACGCCACTTGTCCGACGAGCCGGCGCGCACCCTCACCGCACTCCACGACGAACTGCTGGCCCATGTGGGCGGCCGACTGCACGACGACGCGGCACTGCTCCTGATCCGCAAGCCGGCCCTTGCCGAAGGCACGGTTCCCGGACCAACCGTTCCCGAAATGGCGGCCGACGCCCGATGA
- a CDS encoding glycosyl hydrolase 53 family protein — MTVNGPGRTVKAALLMAAVALPASLLTTPTSAFAAGSLSMLGADVSTAQRALDLGAKYYDASGTARDPLDVLKGLGVNYVRLRVWNNPASGYNNKAKVLAYAKQVKAKGLKLLVDFHYSDTWADPGKQYKPAAWASHGINQLQTDVYNYTYDVCNSLKSQGTTPDSVQIGNEINVGMLWDDGKVVNNDFTNLSLLLKSGYNATKACNSGTKVIIHTANSDSDAHARWFYDGIKAKGVNWDITGLSYYCPWHGTPANMGSVVSDMKSRYGKDVVIAETAYPFTSANADSTGNSITSGCSGYPLTWQGQADNFTAVQNTARNAGAIGVFYWEPTWYAVKGNGWDPADINNSGNGWDNMAIFNWTGQVNPNIKWTP, encoded by the coding sequence ATGACCGTGAACGGTCCAGGCCGCACAGTGAAGGCCGCCTTGCTCATGGCGGCTGTCGCCCTGCCCGCGTCCCTGCTCACCACCCCCACGAGCGCCTTCGCCGCGGGCTCGCTCAGCATGCTCGGCGCCGACGTCTCCACCGCGCAACGCGCCCTCGACCTCGGCGCCAAGTACTACGACGCGAGCGGCACCGCCAGGGACCCGCTCGACGTCCTCAAGGGCCTCGGCGTGAACTACGTCCGCCTGCGGGTCTGGAACAACCCGGCCAGTGGATACAACAACAAGGCCAAGGTGCTGGCGTACGCGAAGCAGGTCAAGGCCAAGGGGCTGAAGCTGCTGGTCGACTTCCACTACTCGGACACCTGGGCGGACCCGGGCAAGCAGTACAAGCCCGCCGCCTGGGCGAGCCACGGCATCAACCAGCTCCAGACGGACGTCTACAACTACACGTACGACGTCTGCAACAGCCTCAAGTCCCAGGGCACCACGCCGGACAGCGTGCAGATCGGCAACGAGATCAACGTCGGCATGCTGTGGGACGACGGCAAGGTGGTCAACAACGACTTCACCAACCTCAGCCTGCTCCTCAAGTCGGGCTACAACGCGACCAAGGCGTGCAACAGCGGCACCAAAGTGATCATTCACACGGCCAACTCGGACAGCGACGCGCATGCGCGGTGGTTCTACGACGGCATCAAGGCGAAGGGCGTCAACTGGGACATCACCGGGCTGTCCTACTACTGCCCGTGGCACGGCACGCCGGCCAACATGGGCAGCGTGGTGTCCGACATGAAGTCCCGGTACGGCAAGGACGTGGTCATCGCCGAGACGGCCTATCCCTTCACCTCGGCGAACGCGGACAGTACCGGCAACTCGATCACCTCCGGCTGCTCGGGCTACCCGCTCACCTGGCAGGGCCAGGCCGACAACTTCACCGCCGTCCAGAACACGGCCCGCAACGCCGGCGCGATCGGCGTCTTCTACTGGGAGCCGACCTGGTACGCGGTCAAGGGCAACGGCTGGGATCCGGCCGACATCAACAACAGCGGGAACGGCTGGGACAACATGGCCATCTTCAACTGGACCGGCCAGGTGAACCCGAACATCAAGTGGACGCCGTAG